In one Acanthochromis polyacanthus isolate Apoly-LR-REF ecotype Palm Island chromosome 20, KAUST_Apoly_ChrSc, whole genome shotgun sequence genomic region, the following are encoded:
- the LOC110954165 gene encoding microtubule-associated protein 4 isoform X12: MSSLSGQQPGSPFSEYSELCKVPSMSPTVPAQSWDWKHSSGMDMGTPKGLVVSSGPLTSAGLTDEDKLCFFEQPGRGSVDAELKVPGRVGGISGSTSLGNASLGSAGESPDSPLSSSPSPSPASPGRLPSALVCGGSNRVSLPPVPGSPARCIELSSPSGATFPHSMGASVMEASPVNGDSPSEPWNNSTLAETSPKVAMPQVAPNYCIIGVVSDNHLERGDEVVAAAGAALGARHLSEGSSADNSEEEEIEEEEEEELEPCFMGRAQQQRKAMRRAMSECSHLSVPTSLELPDKYPGGDGAALDQLASPMGGPRRSPHSMKRSLTVAEDQPPTPPPTLSAAGATHIDLRQAPPEPRLSLSPFPPLRDGNTGLLEAPVESIKVDKDPGGIVLPVPLSPKRFSGMDLSSALTVGSDTEVPESDKVQDAEFYGKEVDTKTAAGVDFGAGNISTVTGDSDDGDLATGEYTSLGMNSSTNPFITADEKSDKMEKSEKKDEKHEDSVKRVDLFDPLDKPEQKSVKVEYVSSEIPDKLEKDVEKEKEKQKDKETEKAKEQKGVDKIKETEKQVEKVDGKKKEAEKMKEKETEKVESVQQKEDKEVKMHKAEESPDKPDTTNKMDKTDKVEKTELTDKVEKVEKAENVEKMDKTETPKSEAKVENKAPEKMEKSEMKDDKEQHINKAEKTPEPQPTPVKLDTGSEKLEKDDTETKSTAELQDTKKEQADTDKAKKMEKEEEAGKPSEKPAVKPAQKNEKDEKQDKVQVEIKTVEKKDDKKDKATKADGGEKAKKPAKPATNGSSSTPSKDLADKKTKPVARAAKPSTTAKTRPSTATAGGSAAATTKRPTSSSTLTSDKKTATAKAPSTAAAGPKQPSTTSTSRLSSSTTTATRDVKPKATIEKRPLVPKAASSLPGSTTATKNGTTAASRTSTSVRTTTSTRTTTTAAARRPLASKTDSKPGEEKKPSTLKTSTADSTKPKTTTTTRSAVSTTTASRTRPTASKPATPSSTTVAEKKPLVPRAPRTTSSTTATTTNTTSRPRPSTAPTPDIRNARSKIGSTDNMKHQPGGGKVSSASQNRGVASKETRVQIVSKKLDFSHVTSRLGSKDNMKHVPGGGNVQILNKKVDLSKVTSKCGSKDNIKHKPGGGDVKIESHKMSFREKAQSKVGSMDNVSHSPGGGNIKIESFKLNFRENARSRTDHGADIITWPATQDNSPRPHGSTYSLHHHHNQNHHPTPRSTSLIESLTSAGCVCSPSAPSLLHLQVEVQGDGSSSGRGS; this comes from the exons ATGTCTTCTCTCTCCGGTCAGCAGCCTGGCTCTCCTTTCTCAGAGTACAGTGAGCTCTGTAAGGTGCCGTCCATGTCTCCCACTGTGCCGGCTCAGAGCTGGGACTGGAAGCACTCCTCAGGCATGGACATGGGCACCCCGAAGGGCCTGGTGGTAAGCAGTGGACCTTTGACTTCAGCGGGACTCACGGATGAAGACAAGCTGTGCTTCTTTGAGCAGCCAGGCAGAGGCAGCGTGGATGCAGAGCTGAAGGTACCAGGCAGAGTTGGGGGCATCTCTGGAAGCACCTCGCTAGGAAATGCCTCGCTGGGCAGTGCAGGGGAGAGTCCAGACAGCCCCCTGTCCTCCTccccatcaccttcaccagctTCGCCAGGACGTCTGCCCTCTGCCCTGGTATGTGGTGGCAGCAACAGGGTCTCCCTGCCACCAGTTCCTGGATCCCCTGCCAGGTGTATAGAGCTGTCATCACCCTCCGGTGCAACGTTTCCACATTCAATGGGAGCCTCAGTGATGGAGGCATCTCCAGTCAATGGGGACTCGCCATCTGAACCATGGAACAACTCCACTTTGGCTGAGACCAGTCCAAAGGTGGCCATGCCCCAAGTGGCCCCTAACTACTGCATCATTGGAGTGGTCAGTGACAACCACTTGGAGAGGGGTGACGAGGTTGTGGCTGCAGCTGGGGCAGCTCTTGGGGCCCGACACTTATCTGAGGGCTCTTCAGCGGACAACAGTGAGGAGGAAGagatagaagaagaagaagaggaagagttGGAGCCCTGTTTCATGGGCCGggctcagcagcagaggaaggcTATGAGGCGAGCGATGTCAGAATGCTCCCATCTGTCGGTCCCTACCAGTCTGGAGCTGCCTGATAAATACCCGGGTGGAGACGGGGCAGCGTTAGACCAGCTGGCATCACCCATGGGTGGTCCTCGCCGCTCACCACACTCCATGAAGCGCTCACTGACCGTTGCAGAAGACCAGCCCCCGACCCCACCACCCACCCTCTCAGCGGCTGGCGCCACTCACATTGACCTACGGCAAGCCCCACCCGAACCCCGCCTCTCGTTATCCCCATTCCCACCGCTGAGGGACGGCAATACTGGCTTGTTAGAGGCCCCGGTGGAGAGCATTAAGGTGGACAAGGACCCAGGTGGCATTGTGCTTCCAGTGCCCCTCAGCCCCAAAAGGTTCAGCGGAATGGACCTCAGCTCTGCTCTGACTGTAGGCTCCGACACTGAAGTTCCTGAATCTGACAAGGTTCAAGATGCAGAGTTTTATGGGAAGGAAGTGGACACTAAGACTGCTGCAGGTGTAGACTTTGGAGCTGGAAACATATCAACAGTAACAGGGGACTCTGATGATGGTGACCTTGCCACTGGTGAATATACCAGCCTGGGCATGAACTCCAGCACCAACCCCTTCATCACAGCAGATG AAAAATCAGACAAGATGGAGAAAAGTGAGAAGAAGGATGAGAAACATGAGGACAGTGTGAAGAGGGTGGACCTGTTCGACCCTCTGGATAAACCTGAGCAGAAGAGTGTGAAGGTTGAATATGTCAGCAGTGAGATTCCAGACAAGTTGGAGAAGGATGTGgaaaaagagaaggagaaacagaAGGATAAGGAGACAGAAAAGGCTAAAGAGCAGAAAGGGGTAGATAAAATAAAGGAGACAGAGAAGCAGGTAGAAAAGGTGGATGGCAAAAAGAAGGAAGCAGAAAAGATGAAAGAGAAGGAGACAGAGAAAGTGGAATCAGTGCAGCAGAAGGAAGACAAAGAGGTTAAAATGCACAAGGCAGAAGAATCTCCAGACAAACCAGATACGACAAATAAAATGGACAAGACAGATAAAGTCGAGAAAacagagctgacagacaaaGTAGAGAAAGTGGAGAAAGCAGAGAATGTGGAAAAGATGGACAAAACTGAGACGCCCAAATCTGAAGCAAAAGTGGAGAACAAAGCCCCTGAGAAGATGGAGAAATCAGAGATGAAGGATGACAAAGAGCAGCACATCAACAAAGCTGAGAAGACCCCAGAGCCACAGCCGACACCCGTCAAGCTCGATACCGGTTCTGAGAAGTTGGAGAAGGATGACACAGAGACGAAGTCGACAGCTGAGCTGCAGGACACCAAGAAAGAACAGGCCGACACCGACAAAGCCAAGAAGatggagaaagaggaagaggctGGGAAGCCATCTGAGAAGCCTGCAGTAAAACCAGCGCAGAAGAATGAAAAGGACGAGAAGCAGGATAAAGTGCAGGTGGAAATAAAGACTGTCGAGAAGAAAGATGACAAGAAGGACAAGGCAACAAAAGCAGATGGAGGAGAGAAGGCCAAGAAACCTGCAAAACCTGCAACTAATGGAAGCAGCTCCACACCAAGCAAAGACCTGGCTGACAAGAAAACCAAG CCTGTTGCCAGGGCAGCCAAACCGAGCACCACTGCCAAAACGCGTCCAAGCACGGCGACTGCTGGTGGTTCAGCGGCAGCAACCACTAAACGCCCCACGTCTTCCTCCACCCTCacctcagacaaaaaaacagccacagCCAAGGCTCcatccactgctgctgctgggcctaagcagccctccaccacctccaccagcCGCCTCTcatcctccaccaccaccgCTACACGTGACGTTAAGCCCAAG GCGACCATAGAGAAGCGGCCCCTGGTGCCAAAGGCCGCCTCAAGTCTACCCGGCTCCACCACTGCCACCAAAAATGGAACCACCGCAGCCAGTAGAACCAGTACATCAGTGCGTACAACCACGTCTACTCGCACCACCACCACTGCTGCAGCCAGAAGGCCTCTGG cCTCGAAGACCGACAGCAAACCCGGAGAGGAGAAGAAGCCCAGCACTCTGAAGACATCTACAG ctgactccaccAAGCCCAagaccaccaccaccacccgcAGCGCCGTTTCCACCACTACCGCCTCTCGCACTCGACCCACAGCATCCAAACCAGCCACACCGTCCTCCACCACAGTAGCAGAGAAGAAGCCCTTGGTGCCCCGCGCCCCTCGGACCACTTCTTCTACCACAGCTACCACCACAAACACCACCTCCAGGCCTCGCCCCAGCACAGCACCGACCCCTGACATCCGCAATGCCCGCTCTAAGATCGGCTCTACGGACAACATGAAGCACCAGCCTGGAGGAGGGAAG GTGTCATCTGCCTCTCAGAACAGGGGCGTCGCCTCCAAAGAAACCAGA GTTCAGATAGTCTCCAAAAAGCTGGACTTCAGCCACGTCACGTCACGCTTGGGCTCCAAGGACAATATGAAGCATGTTCCTGGTGGAGGGAAT GTGCAGATACTGAACAAGAAGGTGGATTTGAGCAAGGTGACATCAAAGTGTGGCTCCAAGGACAACATCAAGCACAAGCCTG GGGGTGGCGATGTGAAGATCGAATCCCACAAAATGAGCTTCAGGGAAAAGGCTCAGTCCAAAGTGGGCTCTATGGACAATGTGAGCCATTCTCCTGGTGGAGGAAACATCAAG